Genomic segment of Coffea arabica cultivar ET-39 chromosome 1e, Coffea Arabica ET-39 HiFi, whole genome shotgun sequence:
GATGAGTCTCTAATTCAAATTCCCTAGCTTCTGAACTTAAGCCCCTTCCTCCCAATTTCCCCATGCCCTTCACAATTTTATCTTGGGCCATGTTATTACCTCCATAATAATCAACAAGACTCACGGAAAGTATAGAAGGCCATTCTTCTTTCGAGATGCTCCTAGAATCTTTCCTCATTGACGGAACAGCTTTTGAAACCACAAAACCAGTACAAAGGGGAATAGCAGAGCCTTTACTGTGTAGAAGGTGAGCTAGGGGTGGGGACTCAGCGGTAAGGCATGTAGGGAGCTGAAGAGGTGCAGGAGGGAGAAAACGTATGCTGGGTGACGGAATTAGAACATAGGAAGCAGATGTCAAACCAAGGGATCTCACGGGAGTATATCCTTCAAGATAACTTGGCTGGTTTAGAAAACCATTGCTCTGAGTTGACCCTGCATGCATGCAACAGGTGTATCAGATGGCAAAACCAAAACTACTTCTTAAGTCATGCCATTTTGATGGGATGGAGGTTGTAAACCATCAATTGAATTGAATTGCTTTCGGACTGAAAACAATTTGACTGAGCAGGACAAGGGgataattaaaattgaaaagtttCCTCCAATCAAAATATATTGCAATATAATACTTTACATTCTCTTTCTAGCTCGTATGTTTTTTGGGAGCAAGTGAAGTAATGTTATCATCCATACAGGCTATGGCAGCAGAAAAGAATACAAAGCAACGTCTCCATTCAAACCCCACAAGTACAAAAATGCTTGGTTTCTAGTGAAGTTGTACTTCTGCAGTTCAAATAAAGCACTTGTACTGTTTCTACATTTTGACTAAAGCATTAAAAACTGGAAAACTATGCTTCCAGGAGTTGAAGACTCCAGTCCAAACATGGAAATTCAGTATGCAATACAGCTACGTTGAGCTTGGCAAATATTACTAAACAAAGTACATGCATAGAGGATCTTAATTCACCACCATATACATATACTTCTCTTGGAGAGGTCACTTCCTCAAAATCAATGTAACAGGTTTCACGACAAAGCTAACCAAATGTGAGGTCACTACAGTTATTCAGGGTGTTAATCAAATATGTAAGGACACGTCAAAACCTCAGAAGCTACCAATTGCTACATTCTTGCAGCATCACCAAAGCACACTACAATCCgagattaaaaaagaaaaacctgACAATTTGTCAATTTGACACTTTTTACCAGCCTTGAATCTTTACATAAACAACACCCTTCAATGCATGAAAATTGCGCGTGAGACAGAGCTTCTTAAATGCAGACTGGAGAcgtttaattttcattttaatttctcAGATCCTATACACTACAAGGTCTAAATTTAGTTGAACCAGGGCTCTTTCAGTTCCAGACCAAAGGAACTACGAAGCCTGAGtttctttatttcctttttattttatgttaCTAGTATGAATTGTCCACTTCTAGCTTTGTTTTGCAGCCGGTTCCTTGTGAGACTAGAGACTAGGACCCTTCTAATCAAATTCTAAGAGTGAAGCCCTTTCTATTAATTCACCACACTGATATACCCTAGGCAACTGCATCACACCGGAGTAAAATCAACTAGTGGCCATATAACATGCATAACTCTCTTTACCATGAAAGGAGAAATTTATGGCAGAAATAACAATAAAGCTTCAGGCGTAGCATGAAGTACTAGTTTTCTGAGGAGCGATTTAGCTGCCATTCCTGAGGTCTTAACATTAAAACTTCATAGCAAGTTATCAAAATGGACTTTTCCCATTCTTGCCCATGGAACTATGTAACCAACTAAAGCTGGCACCTCAGTTTCCTCCCCCTACCAAAAATAGTATAAGAGCCAAACAAACCCCAATCCCATTCTTTCGTTTCCTAATGAACATGTATGGTCAATTTGGCAAACTGCAAGCACAGCAGATTTATCATTAAGGCCACACaaccaaatttaaaatttcgAGTCCAACTGAGGTGTAAGAGTTAACCCTGTCAGGCTAGCAACCATACATTTCAAGGAAGAGATCTCAAATGTTAGCGATGGATTTACACATTCACTGCCTCCTAGTTCACATATTTAGGCACTACAAAGCTCGAACTCATTAGTAAAGCAAAGCAAACTACAAATGCAGTCAATCATGAATTAGTAAAACGATATGAATGGTTCACATGTAATTCAATCACCTCAATAATTCTTCAAGGAAAATATTCCCCTCTCATGCctaatatttattattatatgaCCTCATAATTCACCTTCATACCAAATCAAACAAAAACTGTTACTTCAACTCTGCTGGTGAGTCATTATAATAGTGAAATACTTGCAAGCTTGGGACATTCAAGAAGGTACAATTTGGTCACATGAAGGGGTTTAGAGCTTCCAGTAAAACATAACAGAAGTTAATAATCTAATATATGGGTTTTAGCATATTAAGGAGGTATGCATTAACTAAAACCGAAAGTTAAGTCAACCAATCAACTTACGATTGTCAAATTTAATGCAAATGTTAACAAAAAATTAAGAAGAAGAATATGAGATGACTACCAGAAGCTAATGAATCTGCCTGGAAGACCAGCTGTAGAGAATGGTCAACTGATAGTGAGATAAAACTGATACTTTGCACCCACTGAAGCAAACCTCTCGAGCTATCCACTCCTCCCATCAGTTGCTTTCTGTTTGAAGGTTGTCCCAAACCACTTTTCATGAATGTTGAAGACTTTGAGTGAGGACTGTACAGAGGACTAGGCGAAGATGGAAGTGTTCTCTCTTGTAATAAAGTCATTTCTTGTTGCTGCATTGAAGTTCCATTACTATTAGTAGGCATCCCGTCAGGAACAGAACGTCTAAGCTGCAGAGACCACTTCTTCACCTCTGAACCACCAATTGCATATAGAGCTTTCTGCCACTCTGGTTTTAGCCATATcaatgataaaattttaaaaacttgaaTGAACAACCAGGATATCAGAAAATGGTAGTATATATACAGCAATATTCAGAAGCTTCCCTCAATATAATATTGAATATTGTGAAGGAATCAAAGAAACAAGCAGTAGCTGAAATTGTGAAGCACTCAAGAGGTGAGATTATCATATTATTTGCAGCACAATAAAATCGATCCTGTTTCCACACTTTCCTCAAGATTGATGCAGAACTTCAAAAGATACCATCTGTGATAACTACCATGTGATGGTTTGAATCATTGTGGTACTCGATAATTTAATGCATCATTTAAGGACCATATTTCTAGCATCATCTAGATATAATCAAGGAAGTCAGTCAGCCAGTGAACAGGGCTAAAAACATGCATGTGAATTTCTGCTGGTACGATTAGCACAAGAAATTCCAATTGGAGAATATGTAAAAGCTACCATAATAACTAGGACTTAGATGTAATGGAAACAGAAGAAAAACCAACCACACCTTCTGTTACCTGGTCCTGATAACATTTTGAATTGCAGGGAACCAGACCAACTTTTCCTAATGGCTTTCTAGGACTCAAAATGAGGGGGATCTAGTTAGTATCAAAAAGTAGGGCAGTTTAACAAACTTGTAAAACCACCCATACCACCCAAACCATAGCACAATAAGAGTCATGTTAATgtcatgttttaattttttggatGTCCCAAAATAAGAGTCACTCTTTAAAAGTCAACACAATTTCCCACCTTGCCACTTGAAAAAGTAGCTTTCCCACCTCCCAATGCATTCCTCatactttcaaattttgaatttgaggaTAATATTGTAAAATCACCCAAATCCAGCTCATCCAATCACAATGATCAGATATTCCCtcaaaaaattggtaaaaaaaaaaaaggctcaaattatgggacggagggagtagttggTTTGAAAATCATGCACAAAACCCCATGGTTCAGTGTGCTTTAATCTTCAAAAATGAAATTTGGAAGAGATTAtccaaccccaaaaaaaaaatgtgtgatACAAGAAGACAAATGCACAAGATGGGGTAAAACAATGGCAGTCTATAAGTACAAGTATTTTAAGATTCTTTACATAATCTTAATGATCACTTTTTGAAAATTACATCTAAATATTAGGTCCACTAGATCAGCATAAATGGAGATGAATTTGTGAATGAGAAATATGGTTCCTATTTTCAAAGGAATCAATGGAAGAACGCTAAATTAGTGAAGTGGGCTGTTCAGCATAATCATAAGAATCACTTTTTATTCATCCTTGTAATTCAGCTTCTGCCTTTCCAAATGAAGACTTCTCAGAATTTGCTAATTTTTCTACAAGTTAGAATAACATATTAAGTAATTGAATTATGTATACTTTTGAAAATTGCTATAAATCAGTATCAACCTAAAGTTCAGTGGCCTTCATATTTCCTATTTGAGATGACAGTGCTTACAATCCAAAagatgttttctttctttttatggtAGAAATATCTACACATGTTTGTTTTAACTGTTCAAATCGGAAAATATTTAGTGCCTGTTTAATAGTTAACAAAAACCACAACTGACACTGCACAGAACCATAAGGATAAACCCTGCAAGCCATAGCTCTTAACTGTCAATGTTAGGTGatgattttagtttttatcCAAAATGGCATACCTTGGTgatgccccaaaaaaaaaaaaaaaggttgtacAAGGCTGCCCCATACCAGAGAAGGCAATAATTAAAGTCAAATTCTTAATCATGGAACAATCCACTCAGCTGCAGTTTGCGCATTAAGTCCTCATTCTTTTGTGCTTTGCACTCATTATTCCCTCAATATTTTACACTATACTCTCATGTAATACATCCTTAGTTGCACCACCATCTCAATCATGAGAATAGAAGTTCCATCTCATCAACATCTAAGTACTTCTACTATCagttatatatgtatatataattaaattctAAAACCTTAGGACTTATATAATCATTTGATGTTTTATGATATATTGTATCTTTAACTATTTGCTGATTTGCCAATTTGCACACAGGTATTGGCTTATTCTAAACTGTTAAAAAATCTCAAAACCAGGACAAAAGAGTCAATCTACAGTGCAAACATAATGCTCTAATGAATACACCTGCAACAGTTAGTTACGTCCATCCATAACTATGCACAGGAAATTATTAGTATCAAAATAGAACTGATCTGCAACACTTTGTGAAGAAGTTTAAAAAGTTCAAAGGATCATGAGATCTAAATAGTGCAGCAGCCACGATCAAATACCAAATGCTGAAAACCATTTAAGACGTGATTCATAGATGGACATGGAACCTAAATTAAATGATTGCAGGCAATAGGACCTAAATCAAAAGATTGCAGTCACATGCAATATCACGTGCCGAAAACCAGATAATAAATACATCCCTATATTTATATTGGAAAGGAAGTATTGGAAAGGAAGCAACATACCTTGGCATTCAAGCTCAAAGAAGCATCCAATACGTGCAATAACAAAATCTCTTGGTTTGCCAGCATCTGCAGAACAAGACTGAAGTATTTGACAACCTTGTTGCAGAATTTGGATAAAAAGAGACTGCAGACCCTTTGTATCCTGCCTGCTACTGATTCCTCCAAAGGGATATATGTAGCTGTCAAGCAATTCCCCCCTAGAGTCTGTCCATATACACACCAACCAACGCCAATCTTCAGTCCAGCCATAGCAGCAATGCAAGCTCGGGAGTGTCTTTTGGTTGCCAGATCCAAATCCATCTGACTCTGATGAATCGTGCTGAGAGCTTGGTCCAGTATCTCCACTTCCCGAAGAAGCAGAACTTTGCATTAAGCTTCCACTTGTACCATCATCTGCCAAAACCTTTGAAGATTCTGAAGCTGGATTCCCAAAAACAGGAGGAGTCACTCCACGTTCTAAAGATCCCGGGTCAGCAAGAATAAAAAGTGGCTCAAACATGCAACGGCTCTCATCTTGAATAAGAAAATCGCCACCTCTACTTGGATCACATCCGAGTGCCCCAGACCTCGTTTGCCAGGAATTTTCCCAAGTACTGGACCTCAAGCTAGCATCAAGATCACTTTCTCTCTGGAGGGAAGATGCTGCTAGTCGAGGACCAACACAATCTTTCCACATCCCAGTTAATGGTGAAGCCATTTGCATTAAGACTGAATGAGATCTACCAGACAAGGATGTACTAGATGGAACCACATCACAATTGCTTCCTCGTAAAACCCTTCGGGCCTTATTGTAAACTGTAAAAGCAATTTCCTTCAGAACAACAAGCTCATTAAGAGGAGGATTTGTTACCCTAAAAATGGCATCCACTGTTACAATCTGCAACACCAATTTAGGAATACTAAATCCTGAAATAGTCAAGACATTGGATAGTGTTTCGTCCACAGCTGCTGAATGATTTAAGGCCTTTCCAACTTGATTGTGCATCATCGATCTTTTCTCCTTATCTGAAGAAAGAACAGAAGCGCCAACTGCAATTGAAGATTCAACTACAGTCCGTAGAATTGCAAGAGGCTCTGGGAAGGGACAGACTACATAGACTACCTGCTAGAACAAATTCACAGcataaattttttaaagaatgAGCAACCCACATTTCATGgacatttttcaatttaaaactATAATCTATTTAGTGGCTAAGGAAACCAAAATGCCCATTCTAGTAAGCTATACTTATGTGTAGTACATATTCTGCAATACTTATCAGCTACAAGGTGTTTTAATATGCAGTGGAATGGTGTATAGTATTTTAAAAAGTATAATGAGATATGAGAGTATATGCAAAGAATATGGATGATATACCACAATGCTGCAATTTTTAACAGAAAAGATTTCCCAAAGTAAATTATTTTATGGagccaaatttggaaattttaagccatttattttattttcttcaaattaaaccTCAGacatattcaaaacaaaaatctTCATAAAAGATAACTTTTAAGTAGAGTTAACAAGTCAAAAAACTAAGATGTTTCATGATGAGAGTTTTATAAGTAGGGATCTAAATTATGCCATTTTTATACTTCACTGCCTCTGGAAATAAGTTGTCTCATTAATTCTTCATGTAACCATTTGCTATCTCTTTACCCATGTGACTTTACATCAACATACTTACGCATGTAAATTTTGACTTCCAAATGCCACGATAGGCAAAATTCTCACAATATGTGGCTAATACCTAACATATTATTTAGTGCATCCTACTTTCCTTAAAAAGCCATGTTGGGATGTGAAGACTGTCCCACCTCACATGTACATACTTGTGTTCTGTGCTAATAATCAACAATAAAGAGTGGATACTTCTGTTTAATGAATGATAAAACATTCTTCAGTGTGACAACTGCTGGGAGATTATGAAACTTGGGACTTACTGTGTATGGACCACTATTCCCTTCTTTTGTGCTTGTGGTCATGCATGAACTGAGATTTAAAGTTTTAAGAACTTTTGAAAGAGACTTCAAATAGCTCGCCAAATCCCAACCATTTGACAGGGAGAGGAAATAGTCACTGATCGAACCCAGAATAGATGCACTACTGCTATCAATCTTCATTGATTGAGGACAATCAAGTAGAACAAAACCAGAACATGAAGACTTCCCAGAATCTAGATCCATTTCACTTCCGAAATTTTGAGGTGAATGAGTTCCCAAATTGCAGGTTTCATACACTggagaaaacaaaaaacataAACTTAGTAGAACATATAAAAAATTATGTATCCACACAAAAACAACCGTACAGTAAAGATACTTTGTTTATTCTATATAGAAAGCATTTCAGATATTTAGAGGAGAGTAGATAAAATTGACTGTCTGTACTAACCAGTTCCAAGTTGTTGAAAGAAATCAGCAGCTGCTGTGGTGAGGGGTTCAATATCTGGACATACAACATGGTATGTCATCTGCAGAATCAATCAACAACTAGAATCACTCATCCACAAGATCTATCCCCTTTTCCTACTTGCAGATGGGGGTTGGTTCCAAGCCAATTGAAGacttgattttaatttttggaagtctGGTCATAAACTTTAGCAAATGAAATGTTAAGCCACCACAACTATTATACGGCTTACATGTTTCTGTGTAGCATATGGTTCAAGCGGCGCCTTTTCCCAGAGTTGCAGAGAGCTGGCAGATGTCTTAAGCCAATCGTCTTGGTACCTAGTGCAAATAATGATTTTAATAACTTATTATATGAGAACACTTGACACTCCAGAAATAGAAAATCATTCCCAAGTTACATCTAGCATATTGAGGGTATCATAGTACCTATTCTACATGAAATATCCAGAAAAGTTAAGCCTGCAAATAGCTACTACAAATATATTCCAAGCAATTGGTTGGTGAAATGATAATTAAATCATGGTTAATGTAATAATTCTTACTGTAATGGTTGATGAATGTAGTTTTATGCTATGCTGCTTATTCAAGCAGAGTTGCATGAAAGCTTTACTAGAGAGATGCATAACAACAAACTGAGTGAGCAAGCAGCACGAGCGGTTAGACAAAAACTCATTTAATTGTCAAATTAATCTGATTTCAACCAAGTAGTAGCTGCAGATTGACTTAGGAAAGGAAATCATTTAACAGCAAACAGTATCATAAAAAGTTATGCCACTTCAGTAAAAAAGAACATGACAAGTTTCACCAAACTGACAAGAAAGTTCACGTCACCTACATCCATGCAATGTTCAAAATCATCATTTACTTCACAGAAGTTGTCAACTAATGGTTAAATAAAGCAGCAGATGCCAGAAATACAGGGAAAAGCTTTTGGAACAATATATACCCAACAAGTATAGCAGGAAATGGAACTACAGCCAATGTTGGCCTGAGCTTTGAGCCTGCTTGCTGCTCTGACTCTGATAAACAAGCTTCTTGGAGTGATTTCCTATCGCTTGCCTCCTCTGCTCTAGCCCCATctgttaaaataaataaataaataaatcaattgaAGTGTCAGTATCCCAGCTGTTCGTGCACTTGACAGAAGACTGCAAAGTGCTTATAGCCTTCCCGATAGAGAGAGTTACATTACTTGAAGAATCTTGACATTCACTGGCACTAGCTGTTGATTCGGCATAGAATTCATCACACATTGATCCGGCTTCACAGGACAGACTGCGACCTTTGCACCAGTCAGATACAAATAGTGGACCGTCCAAAGTGCCAAAAGCAGTTTTGAGAGCCGCTTTTATGTCTGATTGCAGCAGACTAATCGTAAAAGATGGCTGAACCTGAAACAAAGTACTTCCATGTAAAACAAATCCATCAAAAGATTAAATATCAccattaagaaaaatggagaatAGCTATAATTCAACATGACAATTTCAATGAGGCCATTGGATGAGAGTGAAGCACATTTAACACCTCACTCCTTCAATGGTGAACACTATAGTGCAAGTGGGTAATTGATTTCAACATGACTGCTCGAATGAGCACATTAGATGAGTATGGGACACAATTAACGTCTCACTCCTTTATTATCCATGGTGTATAAGATGGTGTACAATTTTACGATCTTGAAACATTAAATTCTATTGAAGCAAAATGTGCACAGGTATATTATTTAACTGATGGATACATATCCTCAAGACCATGTGTATAGGGAAATTTAGAATAGATATTGTCTACATCACCAGCATCTACAAGTTGTACATCACAATTTATCAATTGCTTGAGCAAAAGCAAGAGCAGTCTTCTGAAGCTTTGGGTACGCAAACAATTTTGAAGTTACATGAGTAAATCCTATATGATTACCATATAGAACACCATGACAGCCCTGCCTAGAAGGCAAAAGACAGCAAAGCTCCTTTCTAGCAACATGATTAataaaaagggcaaattgattCATCCTCCCATGATGATGTTAAAATCAGTAAGAGTAACAAAGTGCACATTAAGGTATCAAATAATTTTCTAAGACATTTCATCACCATTACCACATATTCAGCTGAAAGAAGATTTTCACCTGAAGAAACTTACATCAACTGAAAGTGGATCGACTAGCTCCACTCCCGCAATATCCACTGAATGGCACGAAGATAAAACTCCCCCACAACCTGCATGAACCATAGACGGTCCACAAGAAAATCCGCGCCTCAACTGCTCTTGCAAGGCAAGCCAACCATGAACACCATCTCCACAATCAGAATCAAGTGCCACATCAACAAATGAAGTAGCTTGTTGAACTAGTAAGGCCAAGCCATCAAGAAGTTCTTGAAGTGGTTGCCTCAGTCCATAAGATAGAAGGTTTTCCTCAacaaatgaattttgaggaATAGATGGGCAGAGCTCCATAGGATGGGTGGTAGATTTTGCACCTTTAGTAACAGGGCGCCAAACACCAACAGGTGCACTAAGATTCCCATCTAGCAATACTGCATCCATGTCACCAGCAATTCTTACTGGTATAGTCTCTTTCTTCTTCACCTCAGATTTACTTGAAAGATTGTCTGACAGTATGCTTGAATCAACATGTGGCTGATTCAGAATATTAACCGCAGACAGCCTATTCAAGCCGACTGGCAAGTGACACCTAGAAGATAATAGTGTATGTCTTATCCTGCACATAAAAGCCTGACACATGAGACATTCTAATTCTGTTGCAAGCATAGGCTTCAAAGATGGAACAAAACTCTCCACTCTTAATGAACCATCACTTCCTTTGCTTGAGACGGATTTAACAGCATTTAGGGAATTGAGCCCCAAAGAGGATGACATTGTTACAGGTTCATGCGCTGCTGTGCCATCATCACAAGTTGATGACATGCCATTAGATTTGTGAATTCCACCATCAATATGAGTGTAATATTTCTTTGATTGGGGAACCGCAATCTTGTCTTGTCTCCCAGAACATATTTTCATGTTTACAGTGATACCAGACTTCTCATCAGAGTCATCAACACAAGGAGAAGGAGGTGTTGCTGAGTATACATATTTGTTTGAGCATGAATTCTCAGTCTCTGTTTTCCGTGATTTGGGAAGGTATGGGCTTCTGAAGATTGATGAAGTGACCTCAACAGCAGGGGTTTCAACTGCTCCATATTCTGGGGCAAATGTCATTAAGGCTTCAGCTTTTACTACATGGTCAAATTCACCACTTGTAGATGCTGGAGGACAGTTAACTTTACCCGGAACACTGACAGTCTTTGTTAGATCCTGATTTTGGGTCAGAGAATCATCCATGGCAACGGGAGCTGGTGGTGAGTGAAAACTTTCAAATGAGGGAAAACCTACTGGCAAAAGCATCTGGTCTGAGACATCCATCATTGATGTACTAGGGCTACTGCCAAAATCTCCACAATCTTGTGCTGAAATTACAACAGCTTGTGACTCTGCAGTTCCCGGAGGCTTCACAAATAAGACTATATATTAGGTTCAACAAAAATCAACTGAAGCTATTCGCATAGAAGATATAAGAAAGACATGCAGTAAACCATTTTTATTAAGTGTCCTCACATGGCCATCAACTAAATGTGTATAAGCTACTAGACTAGATAATCTACCAGACCATAGGGCCGCCAAAAACATTAACATagattcatttcaaatgagataGATAATGATTTGATGATTATAGTGGTTGCTGTCCTAAAATATTCTCAACTTATGGAAAACCTGAATCATGCAGAATAAACATATGTTTTTCTTCAGACTCAACTTACCTGgaaaatttcatgtaattttccAACTGATATGTAGAATGTGAAGCAAACTAAAAAGAGGTAGGTTAATTTGCCTTTCTCTGTAAAATCAGAGCAACCCCAACATCTGATCCAATGTCTTTCATGATCTTTGTACATAACATACCAACACTATCCAAAGCCAGAAAGAAGTCATGCATTATCCTTCGCATAAAGACAAGGTCAATTAGCTAAAACTACTGCAGTCAGATAGATGGAGGAGAATTTTATGATTAGTAATAGCGTGTCATGCAGTTACAAATTTGTTCTTTTCAAGTTGGTTGAAATAGTTCCAAGAAATTCTGCAATTATACATCATAAACTGGAACTGAAAAGATCAATGCAGAATCTAAATCCTGAATATGCTTTCTGTTTGTGCTTATGATTTTAAAAGTCAAGACCAATTTACGTTGTTGCTTAAGGACAAGAATTACCTCCCCAAAAGGCAAGACATC
This window contains:
- the LOC113697305 gene encoding mediator of RNA polymerase II transcription subunit 13 isoform X7 produces the protein MWTNVFKIGGLHQISWFQFLPNEFDPSSLSDKSVKVDARDAATSVVLSSHLQLQKEGFLSTWTNSFVGPWDPSQGLHNPDEKIKLWLFLPGNHSSVVEKAQPTVSKLRVLASGLWVAPGDSEEVAAALSQALRNCVERALKGFSFMRFGDVFSRYHPSSQSEELYRKGQPVVEFIFAATEEAIFVHAVICAKHIRALSSGDIEMTLKHSTDHFSNRLPVVVSPHGMLGRLTGCCPSDLVKQVYFSSVKLKASNEVVGLPYHALHGSGCHLRGQNCYAEITLGGPIGGNDKILAQNSGLHKNLSRHNLTESMPEMKVNQKGPPEPSRVFIYPAEAVLVPVMQTSLARSCLKRFWLQNWIGPSLFASSFFMHSSDCKADSKDGSRLESNSLRSQHGYHSSSSSNNSSISSISSSSSDSDYRTSGAGDLEADADSLTCRQSGLSSIDQSHDILKLGSKRVHSGMSESFNQAGAVINPSTSDYGSIEVNNSAIIGGSNHPVGWGWDDDDRGMGMDIQALLSEFGDFGDLFEDDVLPFGEPPGTAESQAVVISAQDCGDFGSSPSTSMMDVSDQMLLPVGFPSFESFHSPPAPVAMDDSLTQNQDLTKTVSVPEYGAVETPAVEVTSSIFRSPYLPKSRKTETENSCSNKYVYSATPPSPCVDDSDEKSGITVNMKICSGRQDKIAVPQSKKYYTHIDGGIHKSNGMSSTCDDGTAAHEPVTMSSSLGLNSLNAVKSVSSKGSDGSLRVESFVPSLKPMLATELECLMCQAFMCRIRHTLLSSRCHLPVGLNRLSAVNILNQPHVDSSILSDNLSSKSEVKKKETIPVRIAGDMDAVLLDGNLSAPVGVWRPVTKGAKSTTHPMELCPSIPQNSFVEENLLSYGLRQPLQELLDGLALLVQQATSFVDVALDSDCGDGVHGWLALQEQLRRGFSCGPSMVHAGCGGVLSSCHSVDIAGVELVDPLSVDVQPSFTISLLQSDIKAALKTAFGTLDGPLFVSDWCKGRSLSCEAGSMCDEFYAESTASASECQDSSNGARAEEASDRKSLQEACLSESEQQAGSKLRPTLAVVPFPAILVGYQDDWLKTSASSLQLWEKAPLEPYATQKHMTYHVVCPDIEPLTTAAADFFQQLGTVYETCNLGTHSPQNFGSEMDLDSGKSSCSGFVLLDCPQSMKIDSSSASILGSISDYFLSLSNGWDLASYLKSLSKVLKTLNLSSCMTTSTKEGNSGPYTVVYVVCPFPEPLAILRTVVESSIAVGASVLSSDKEKRSMMHNQVGKALNHSAAVDETLSNVLTISGFSIPKLVLQIVTVDAIFRVTNPPLNELVVLKEIAFTVYNKARRVLRGSNCDVVPSSTSLSGRSHSVLMQMASPLTGMWKDCVGPRLAASSLQRESDLDASLRSSTWENSWQTRSGALGCDPSRGGDFLIQDESRCMFEPLFILADPGSLERGVTPPVFGNPASESSKVLADDGTSGSLMQSSASSGSGDTGPSSQHDSSESDGFGSGNQKTLPSLHCCYGWTEDWRWLVCIWTDSRGELLDSYIYPFGGISSRQDTKGLQSLFIQILQQGCQILQSCSADAGKPRDFVIARIGCFFELECQEWQKALYAIGGSEVKKWSLQLRRSVPDGMPTNSNGTSMQQQEMTLLQERTLPSSPSPLYSPHSKSSTFMKSGLGQPSNRKQLMGGVDSSRGLLQWVQSISFISLSVDHSLQLVFQADSLASGSTQSNGFLNQPSYLEGYTPVRSLGLTSASYVLIPSPSIRFLPPAPLQLPTCLTAESPPLAHLLHSKGSAIPLCTGFVVSKAVPSMRKDSRSISKEEWPSILSVSLVDYYGGNNMAQDKIVKGMGKLGGRGLSSEAREFELETHLVLESVAAELHALSWMTVSPAYLERRSALPFHCDMVLRLRRLLHFADKELSRQPEESPS